The genome window AACATAGACAAGTCGTCATTAAAGGGAGACTTAGCTTGCGTCAGAGAGTATGAAAGGTGGTAACTTTAATGATATAATTAATGAACAATTTTAATGAAAATGCGAGGAGTAATTCAATGGCGAAGAAAAAATACTATGTTGTCTGGGTTGGCAAAAAGCCAGGTATCTATTCGAACTGGGCAGACTGTCAAGCACAGACAAATCACTTTGATCAAGCAAAATTCAAATCCTTTGAAAGTCGGGACCTTGCAGAAAAAGCCTATCGTGAAGGCTGGCAATATCATTGGGGTAAAGGAAATACGCAAAAAGCTGCGAAAGGTCAATCAAATAGAAAAACTAGTTCAGGTAGGCCAAGCAGTTTCGTCTCCAATGAAATCGATTATAACAGTATTTCCGTTGACGTTGGAACCCGAGGGAATCCTGGTCCAGTGGAATATAAAGGTGTAGATACACGAACGGGTGAAGTCATCTTTTCGAACGGGCCAATCAGTAAAGGCACGAATAATTTAGGTGAATTTCTGGCGATTGTGCATGCATTGGCATACTTGAATAAGTTAGGCAGTAATAAAACAGTTTACACAGATTCCCGGAATGCCATGAAATGGGTAAAGGAAAAGGCGGTGTCGACAACACTGAAAAGGGATGCGTCCACCGCTGAAATATGGGAATTAATTGACCGCGCCCTTCACTGGCTTCACAATCATACATATGATAATAAAGTACTTAAATGGGACACTAAAAACTGGGGTGAAATAAAAGCAGATTATGGGCGGAAGTAAATAGATAGGCACCATCGACGATTGCAAGTTCAGGCCCTCTTCTCGATTTCAATGACTAATTTTTTTTAAACTCCATAGACTAAAACGAAACTACATTCCGTATCCTTTACTTTTGTAGCCATAAATCAATTGATACATTGAGGTGCTATTTATATGAGAAGACCACTGTCAATCCTTTTCCTGCCGATTTTCTTTTATGTATTACTTTTTACAAACATGCAGATATTCGCAAAAGATCGCTGGGACTATGAAAAAACAGGTCAGGTCACATGGGACATAGATACGAAGGAAAAAATGGTTGCTATTACCTTTGATGATGGCCCACATCCATTATACACTTCGGATATATTAGATGTATTGGCAAATTACAATGCAAAAGCTACTTTTTTTGTGTTGGGTGCACATGCTAAGAAATACTCTGGGCTTATTTATCGTCAGTTCAGAGAAGGTCATGAAATAGCAAATCATACTTATAATCATAAATATCACCTCACTACTTCAAAAGAATTAAAGAAGGAAATAGATGATACAGCAGAAATTATTTATGAAATTACTGGAACGAAACCTGCCCTTTTCCGTCCAGTTGGTGGTACTTATAATGATGTAACAATAAATACAGCAGTAGATAGCGGAAATCATGTTGTCCTCTGGTCATGGCATCAGGATCCTGAGGATTGGAAAAACCCTAGTGTCAATCGAATAACGAATCACATCCTTAAAAATATAAGCCCAGGCGATATCATTCTGCTCCATGATGCAGGTGGCGATCGTAGCCGAACCGTTGAATCACTTAAAAGGATTTTACCTCAATTAACAAAAGAAGGATATAAATTTGTAACTGTTTCAGAAATGATGTACCGAACCGAAATAAAAGACTCTAGTTTCTTTAATCTTTTTCTAAATTAGGCTGATAAAGCTGATATCTTTGCTACTAAAACAAGACGATGTCTAAAACACCTGAATTAACGAGGCCACTGAAAATCTTATGCTTTTTCAGTGGCCTCGATTTAATAATTGATCTTTTAATATTTTGACATTTTCTTATCATCCAGTGATTCATTCCACCGCCATATTTGTTCGTGGAAGAATAGGCGTTGTATAAGGCAAACTTAAATGATTAACCAAAAGTCATCTTCTTTACTTTTTATTTAAAATAAAGATCGCACCACCATATCCTAAAATACACCAAATAATTAAGTTTATATAATTGCCGGTGCTTGCCGTAAACGTAGAAGCAGCTAAAGAAGAACGAATCACTTCAGCCATGGAATAGATTGGAAGTATATCATGAAGTATTTGCAGCCATTCTGGGAGTCTTTCCATTGGGAAGTTTACTGGTGAAAACATAAGTGCACCAAATACAACAACTTGGGAAATTGCTAGTGAAGCTGTTGGTGATAAAAGGTAAGAAAAACCATACCCAACACCAATAGAAGTTAATCCAACCAAGAGAAAGGCAGGAACGACAGTCCATGAAACGTCA of Oceanobacillus zhaokaii contains these proteins:
- the rnhA gene encoding ribonuclease H — its product is MAKKKYYVVWVGKKPGIYSNWADCQAQTNHFDQAKFKSFESRDLAEKAYREGWQYHWGKGNTQKAAKGQSNRKTSSGRPSSFVSNEIDYNSISVDVGTRGNPGPVEYKGVDTRTGEVIFSNGPISKGTNNLGEFLAIVHALAYLNKLGSNKTVYTDSRNAMKWVKEKAVSTTLKRDASTAEIWELIDRALHWLHNHTYDNKVLKWDTKNWGEIKADYGRK
- a CDS encoding polysaccharide deacetylase family protein, with the protein product MRRPLSILFLPIFFYVLLFTNMQIFAKDRWDYEKTGQVTWDIDTKEKMVAITFDDGPHPLYTSDILDVLANYNAKATFFVLGAHAKKYSGLIYRQFREGHEIANHTYNHKYHLTTSKELKKEIDDTAEIIYEITGTKPALFRPVGGTYNDVTINTAVDSGNHVVLWSWHQDPEDWKNPSVNRITNHILKNISPGDIILLHDAGGDRSRTVESLKRILPQLTKEGYKFVTVSEMMYRTEIKDSSFFNLFLN